In Chitinophaga sp. HK235, a single window of DNA contains:
- a CDS encoding COX15/CtaA family protein — METANIKNNRAVAIWLYIGVGMLVIQVLLGGLTRLTGSGLSITEWQPLLGAFPPMNEAAWEKAFDGYKQIAQYKYINNHFTLSDFKFIYFWEWLHRDWARLIGFVFIIPFIYFIIKKKIDRSMINPLIVLFVLGGLQGAIGWIMVKSGLNDENLYVSHIRLAIHFMSALVLLCYLFWFALKISIPSAEVLKVPSLKRLNIWLLVLVTVQLIYGAFMAGLHAALVANTWPDINGAWVPAGMFAQGGFFTDIVHNTITIQFIHRGLAYLITILIAIWWWKSAQIPGNSLLHGIRYLPLLLVLLQVLLGVLTLLNSQVKIPITYGILHQCVGMLLLLSLVWTLYLSRARQ, encoded by the coding sequence ATGGAAACAGCTAATATAAAGAATAACCGCGCGGTAGCCATCTGGCTTTATATAGGAGTGGGCATGTTGGTGATTCAGGTCTTATTGGGAGGACTGACCCGTTTAACCGGTTCCGGCCTGTCGATTACAGAGTGGCAACCTTTATTGGGTGCGTTCCCGCCAATGAATGAAGCGGCCTGGGAAAAAGCCTTTGATGGATATAAGCAGATTGCACAATATAAATATATCAACAACCATTTCACCTTATCAGATTTTAAGTTTATCTATTTCTGGGAATGGCTGCACCGTGACTGGGCACGACTGATCGGGTTTGTATTTATAATTCCGTTTATTTATTTCATTATTAAGAAGAAAATCGACAGAAGTATGATCAATCCTTTGATTGTGCTTTTTGTGCTGGGTGGTCTTCAGGGCGCTATTGGCTGGATTATGGTAAAGAGCGGCCTGAATGATGAAAATCTGTATGTTAGCCATATCCGCCTGGCAATACACTTTATGTCAGCGCTGGTGCTCTTGTGTTACCTGTTCTGGTTTGCCCTTAAGATAAGCATCCCGTCTGCTGAGGTGCTGAAAGTGCCTTCCCTGAAACGTTTGAATATATGGTTGCTGGTACTGGTAACAGTACAGCTGATATACGGTGCCTTTATGGCTGGTCTGCATGCTGCCCTGGTGGCCAATACCTGGCCGGATATTAACGGGGCCTGGGTGCCCGCAGGGATGTTTGCCCAGGGCGGATTTTTTACTGATATTGTTCATAATACCATTACTATTCAGTTTATACACCGCGGTCTGGCTTATCTGATCACCATTCTGATTGCCATCTGGTGGTGGAAATCCGCGCAAATACCTGGCAATAGCCTGCTGCATGGTATTCGTTACCTGCCGCTGCTGCTGGTGTTATTACAGGTGTTATTAGGGGTGCTCACCCTGTTGAACAGCCAGGTTAAAATACCGATTACCTACGGAATCCTGCATCAGTGCGTGGGTATGCTGCTGCTCCTGTCGCTGGTATGGACGCTGTATCTAAGCAGAGCAAGACAATAA